From Geotalea uraniireducens Rf4:
CCGGAGCTTTTGTATTCTGCGGCGTAACCGTAAGAGGTCTTGATCTGGCCCAGGATCTGCGGCTCGCCGACCACCATGGAGTCGAGGCTGGAGGCTACCCGGAACACGTGGCGGGTTGCTGCTTCACCGTGGTAACTGTAGAGGTGCGGCTCCAGAGTTTCCAGTGAAATGTTGTGGTAATCTGCCAGGAAACGCTTGAGCCGTGCGACACCGCCGGCAATGTCGCGAGTGGTGGCGTAAATCTCCACCCGGTTGCAGGTGGAAACGATGACTGCTTCTGTGATGTCGGGTAGCGAGACAAGGGCGTGCAGAGGTTTTTCCATCTGCGTCGGGGCGAAGGCCACCTTTTCCCGTATCTCCACGGTGGCTGTCTTATGGGACAGCCCAACCACAATAATATTCATAAACGATCAGCCTCTGATTCGACTTTATTTGTAGCTATGCAACCCCGGCAGCAGCAGGTTTACGCCGAGGAATGTGAAAATCATGATAAAAAAGCCGATAATGGACAGGATGGCCGCCTTGCGGCCGCGCCAGCCGGTTGTCAATCTGCCGTGGAGCAGGGCGGCATAGATAAACCAGGTGATCAGCGACCAGGTTTCTTTCGGATCCCAGCTCCAGTAGGTTCCCCAGGCGGTTTCAGCCCAGATGGCGCCGCTGATGATGGCGAAGGTCAGGAGGGGAAAGCCAAAGGTCAGGCAACGGTAGCTGATTTCATCAAGGATATCGAGGGACGGCAGCCTCTGGAACATGGCCCCGAGCTTCCTGCTTTTCAGGAAATGCGACTGGATCAGGTACATGATGCTGGCGCCGAAGGAGACGGCAAAGGAGGCGTAACCGAGGAAAGCCATGGTGGTGTGCACGGACAGCCACCTGCTCTTGAGCGCCGGGTTCAGCGGCATGATGGCGGTCGGAAAGGTAGTGGATACGGCCAGCAGCAGAAGCGCCAGAGGGGTAACGAATGAGCCGAGGATGAACACACGGTATTTGCGTTCAAAAAATATGAATACGCCGATAACAGCAAGGCTGAAAAAAGAAAGCGATTCGTGCAGGTTCGTTATGGGGGTGTGGCCGGCCTCCAGGAAACGGTTGACCGTGAAGGCGCAATGGACGATAAAGCCGATGGAGATGGTCCAGTGTGCCAAGCGTCCGAAAATATCGCGGGGTTTTACCAGGTAGAGCAGATAGATGGCAGTGGCAACAAAATAGATGCCGAGGGTGCAATAAAAGAGCAGGGCATTCATTGATGGTCCTTTTCTTCCCTCAAAAGATCGTTCGTGGTGAATCCCGGGCCGAAAAGTTCGAGAAGAAGGTGGTCTATTTCATCATATCGTTTTTCTTTGATCAGTTCGGGCAAGCCGTGAGCTACCAGTTGGCTTAGAAGCGACTTATTGTAAGCGCTGTTCCCCTTTTCAGTCAATAGCTTTTCACGTATACCGCCCAAAAGCCTGAGAGTTGCCCCATACTCTATGCCAAAAACCTCTTCCAGTTCCTCGCGGATTTTTTTCGCCAGTGCCGGGCTTTTACCGGAGGTGGAGACAGTGATGACCAGATCGCCCCGGCTCATTACGGCCGGCATGGTGAAGCTGCCCAGTTCCGGCGTATCGGCAATATCGGCCAGAATGGAGCGCATGCGGGCCTCCTTTGCCACTGCACGGTTGACGGCGTTGTCATCGGTCGCTGCGATGACGAGAAAAGCCTCGGCAAGGTCGCCGTCCGCATAGTTCCGCGCCAGGTGGATTATCCTGTTGGCAGCCAGCAGTTGCCGCAGGGCGTCGTTCAAGTGGGGGGCGATCACCGTGACCAGTGCACCCGCATCGATCAGGCTGAGCACCTTGCGGCCGGCAACGTCCCCTCCGCCGACCACTATCACGACCTTATTGCGAACATCCAGGTTTATCGGCAGGTGGTGCATGGAACCTCGTTTACGGCGCCTATTGAAGATCAGCCTGACTGCATCGGATACTCGCAGCACAGACGCGAACAACATACTATCGCCCAGCGATGAAACGGTGTCAATAGGCTTGTCGGAAGAAAAACTCAGGGAATGCAAGAACCACGGGAAGCCGCGCCGTGCGAGCAATTACTCCTTGATTTTTTCATCGGCTCAGCTATAGTTATAGATATTTTCATATTTTGTGATTTGATTAATCAACCCAAGGAGAAATTTATATGGCCAGCGAAAAAGTACTTACCTTTACCGACGATAATTTTGAAGCAGCGGTTCTTCAATCGGACGTTCCCGTTCTGGTCGATTTTTGGGCCACTTGGTGTGCACCCTGCAAAGCCATAGCCCCACTTATCGATACCATTGCCGATGAGTATGACGGCAAAATCAAGGTCGGCAAGGTAAATGTCGACGACAACCCCGGCACGCCCGGCAAATACGGGGTGCGCGGCATCCCGACCGTCATCCTGATCAAGGACGGTAAGGTTGTGGATCAGGTGGTTGGGGCAGTTCCCAAAGCCCAACTAGAGGCGCTGATAAAAAAGGCCGTATAGTAAAGGATTTTTTTATGAAGTTACGTGTCACGCAAATGCGGTATCCTGTTTTAGCCCTGTTCCTGTTGTCATTACTTGCCACGCCGGCTTTCGCCATCCTGCAGAAAGGCCAACCCGCGCCCCCGATCAATGTGGTGACCACCTCCGGCCAGCAGGTTTCTCTCGCCAATTACAAAGGGTACGTGCTGGTTCTCGATTTTTTCGCCACATGGTGTATCCCCTGCCGTGAATCCATCCCGCATATCATCAGCCTCAACCGAAAATACGGCAAGCAGGGGTTGCAGATTCTCGGGATGAGCGTTGACGAAGGGAGTGACAAGGCGGTGAAGACGTTTATTGCCGAGAGGAAGATAAACTATCCCGTTGCGGTGACCAGCGAGGACCTGCAGGCCGACTACGGCCTCCGCTCGGTTCCGACCCTGTTCATCATCAACAAAAAGGGGGTAGTTGCCGAGAAATACCAGGGTTACTCGGACGAGGTGGCAAAGTCCATCGAGTTGACGATAATGAAACTCCTGGCGGAATAAAGTAAAGGTTCGAGGCTCTTCCTGGACCCTCGAACCTCATTCCTGATTTCCTTTCGGATGGAAGTGCTCCCACACCGCTTCAGCCACAGTTCTTGTAATCCCCTCCACCTTTTGCAGCTCTTCGAGGGTCGCCGTCTCAAGCTTTTTCAGGCTGCCGAAATGACGCAGCAGTTCCTTTCTCCTCTTTGTGCCGACCCCCGGCACCCCTTCAAGCCGCGATGTCAGCAGTTCCCTGCCGCGCAGCTTCTTGTGGTAGGTAATGGCGAAGCGGTGGGCCTCGTCCCTGATCCGTGCAAGGAGAAGGAGCGGTGCAGAGTTCTGCCGCAGCACGACCGGATTTTTCCGCCCCGGTAGGAATATCCGCTCATCGCTCCTGCTGATCTCGGCAGCGCCCATCTCCCTTTCCACCCGGCTCTTGGCCAAACCGGCAGCGGCAACCCCCTCCACGTGCAGTTCTTCGAGTACCCTGGTCAGAACGTTGAGCTGACCGATGCCGCCGTCAACCACAATCAGGTCAGGGTAGTCGTCACGATCTGCTTCTTGCCTGAAGCGGCGCGACAGCACTTCCCGCATCATGGCAAAGTCGTCTGACTGGCTGACCCCTTTTATGCGGTAGCGGCGATAATGCGCCTTGTCCGCCTTGCCGTCGAGAAAGGCAACCTTGCTCCCGACGGGGACCCGGCCCTGGATATTGGAGATATCGTAACATTCGATACGACGGGGCAGTTCAGGCAAGTGGAGCCGCTCTTGAAGCTCTTTGAGCACCGATTCGCAGCTCTCCAGCGCTTTCTTCTTTTCCATTGCAGAGGTTTCGGCATTTTTCCCGGCGAGTTTCACCAGTTCCAACCGGACGCCCCGGCAGGGAACAGTAATACAGACTTTCTTGCCCCGCTTCTCCGAGATGAGCTCTTCAAGGGGGGCCGGCTCGGCAATCGGGAGCGGCAGGAGGATCTCTGCCGGTATGAAAACATCCTGATTATAATATTCGTTCAAGAAGGAGGCGATTCCTTCGCTATCATCCATTTCCCATCGGAACGAGTAGTTCCTGCTCCCCATGAGATTGCCGCCGCGGATGAAAAGGAGGGCAAGGTAAAGACGTTCGCCTTCACGGTAAAAGCCGATAATATCGGAATCCCCACCTTGGGTAACCATCTTTTGTTTTTCTACGGTAACCGTGATGGAACGGATCAGGTCGCGGAACCTGGCGGCTTCCTCATACTTTTCGGTCGCTGCCGCGGCTGCCATTCTCTCTTTGAAAATCCTGACGATCTCCCGGGTTTTCCCTTTCAGGAACAGGCCGGCCCCTTCGGCAAGAGCAGTGTAGTCTTCCCGGGAGATGAGCCCGTGACAGGGGGCCGAGCATTGCCTGAGTTGAAAAAAAAGGCAGGGACGTTTTCGCTTGCGGCAGCTTTCCATCGGGTAGTGGCGCAGGGGGAAGAGCTTGTAGAGTTGCTTCAGCACCGCCCTGGCAGCAGAAGCAGACGAATAGGGACCAAAGTAACGGGCACCGTCCCTCGTCACCTTGCGGATGATGGTGAGACGGGGAAAGTCTTCCGTCATGTCCATGCGCAGGGAGAAATAGGTTTTGTCGTCGCGTAGGTTAAAATTGTATTTGGGACGGTATTTCTTGATCAGGGTATTTTCAAGTATCAGCGCTTCCTTTTCGGTGTCGGTTACGATGACCTCAATGTCAGTAACCCTGGCCATGAGAAAGCGGATGTGATAACGGGAGTCACCCGACGTGGCAAAGTAGGAACGAACCCGTTTTTTCAGGTCCCGCGCCTTTCCCACATAGAGAACGGTGGAGTCCGCACCTTTCATGATGTAGATGCCGGGCGACGAAGGGAAGCGGGCAATTGTTTCTGCGCTGATCATAGCCTTGAGTATAAAAGGAAAAGAGCTTGTTTCAAAGGTAATTTTGACAGGAACGAATGGGAGCCCGCTCATGATGGACTAGCCCTGATAGGAGAGTCGCTTCGATTGTGTCACGGAGTCGATGATTCGATGCCTTCTCCAGCCGCATAAAAACGCCTTTGACCGTTGACAAGCAGCGATTATGATGATATTTTTCGTCACTGCTTTTGCAACTATTTCCTGTTATGGCTCGGAAAGGTTCATCTCGT
This genomic window contains:
- the ccsB gene encoding c-type cytochrome biogenesis protein CcsB — protein: MNALLFYCTLGIYFVATAIYLLYLVKPRDIFGRLAHWTISIGFIVHCAFTVNRFLEAGHTPITNLHESLSFFSLAVIGVFIFFERKYRVFILGSFVTPLALLLLAVSTTFPTAIMPLNPALKSRWLSVHTTMAFLGYASFAVSFGASIMYLIQSHFLKSRKLGAMFQRLPSLDILDEISYRCLTFGFPLLTFAIISGAIWAETAWGTYWSWDPKETWSLITWFIYAALLHGRLTTGWRGRKAAILSIIGFFIMIFTFLGVNLLLPGLHSYK
- a CDS encoding precorrin-2 dehydrogenase/sirohydrochlorin ferrochelatase family protein, which encodes MLFASVLRVSDAVRLIFNRRRKRGSMHHLPINLDVRNKVVIVVGGGDVAGRKVLSLIDAGALVTVIAPHLNDALRQLLAANRIIHLARNYADGDLAEAFLVIAATDDNAVNRAVAKEARMRSILADIADTPELGSFTMPAVMSRGDLVITVSTSGKSPALAKKIREELEEVFGIEYGATLRLLGGIREKLLTEKGNSAYNKSLLSQLVAHGLPELIKEKRYDEIDHLLLELFGPGFTTNDLLREEKDHQ
- the trxA gene encoding thioredoxin; translated protein: MASEKVLTFTDDNFEAAVLQSDVPVLVDFWATWCAPCKAIAPLIDTIADEYDGKIKVGKVNVDDNPGTPGKYGVRGIPTVILIKDGKVVDQVVGAVPKAQLEALIKKAV
- a CDS encoding TlpA disulfide reductase family protein translates to MKLRVTQMRYPVLALFLLSLLATPAFAILQKGQPAPPINVVTTSGQQVSLANYKGYVLVLDFFATWCIPCRESIPHIISLNRKYGKQGLQILGMSVDEGSDKAVKTFIAERKINYPVAVTSEDLQADYGLRSVPTLFIINKKGVVAEKYQGYSDEVAKSIELTIMKLLAE
- the uvrC gene encoding excinuclease ABC subunit UvrC: MISAETIARFPSSPGIYIMKGADSTVLYVGKARDLKKRVRSYFATSGDSRYHIRFLMARVTDIEVIVTDTEKEALILENTLIKKYRPKYNFNLRDDKTYFSLRMDMTEDFPRLTIIRKVTRDGARYFGPYSSASAARAVLKQLYKLFPLRHYPMESCRKRKRPCLFFQLRQCSAPCHGLISREDYTALAEGAGLFLKGKTREIVRIFKERMAAAAATEKYEEAARFRDLIRSITVTVEKQKMVTQGGDSDIIGFYREGERLYLALLFIRGGNLMGSRNYSFRWEMDDSEGIASFLNEYYNQDVFIPAEILLPLPIAEPAPLEELISEKRGKKVCITVPCRGVRLELVKLAGKNAETSAMEKKKALESCESVLKELQERLHLPELPRRIECYDISNIQGRVPVGSKVAFLDGKADKAHYRRYRIKGVSQSDDFAMMREVLSRRFRQEADRDDYPDLIVVDGGIGQLNVLTRVLEELHVEGVAAAGLAKSRVEREMGAAEISRSDERIFLPGRKNPVVLRQNSAPLLLLARIRDEAHRFAITYHKKLRGRELLTSRLEGVPGVGTKRRKELLRHFGSLKKLETATLEELQKVEGITRTVAEAVWEHFHPKGNQE